One window of Mesorhizobium loti R88b genomic DNA carries:
- the guaA gene encoding glutamine-hydrolyzing GMP synthase: protein MTTANHPDTVLIVDFGSQFTQLIARRIREAGVFSEIVPFQSAEAAFKRINPKAVILSGGPASTSDIGSPRAPQIVFDAGVPVLGICYGQMAMCVQMGGVAESSNHREFGRAFVEIEKDSPLFEGLWATGQRHQVWMSHGDRVIALPPGFQVFGKSESSPFAIFGNVERKMYGIMFHPEVVHTPDGARLLRNFVHNIAGIEGDWTMRAYREHAVEAIRKQVGKGKVICALSGGVDSSVAALLIHKAVGDQLTCILVDHGLMRKDEAAGVVAMFRQHYNLPLILVDASEKFISALEGESDPEKKRKTIGRLFIEVFEEEAKKLGGADFLAQGTLYPDVIESVSFTGGPSVTIKSHHNVGGLPARMNMQLVEPLRELFKDEVRALGKELGLPESFIGRHPFPGPGLAIRCPGGITREKLEILREADAIYLDEIRKAGLYDAIWQAFAVLLPVQTVGVMGDGRTYEFVCALRAVTSVDGMTADFYHYDMAFLGAAATRIINEVRGINRVVYDVTSKPPGTIEWE, encoded by the coding sequence ATGACAACAGCCAATCACCCCGATACCGTCCTGATTGTCGATTTCGGCAGCCAGTTTACGCAGCTCATCGCCCGCCGCATTCGCGAGGCCGGCGTGTTTTCCGAGATCGTGCCGTTTCAGTCGGCCGAAGCCGCGTTCAAGCGCATCAATCCAAAAGCCGTCATCCTGTCGGGCGGTCCCGCCTCGACATCGGACATAGGCAGCCCGCGCGCCCCGCAGATCGTCTTCGACGCCGGTGTGCCGGTGCTGGGCATCTGCTATGGCCAGATGGCCATGTGCGTGCAGATGGGGGGTGTCGCCGAAAGCTCCAACCATCGCGAATTCGGCCGCGCCTTCGTCGAGATCGAGAAGGACAGCCCGCTGTTCGAGGGCCTGTGGGCGACCGGCCAGCGCCATCAGGTGTGGATGAGCCATGGCGACCGCGTCATCGCCTTGCCGCCGGGCTTCCAGGTTTTTGGCAAGTCGGAAAGCTCGCCCTTCGCCATCTTCGGCAATGTCGAGCGCAAGATGTATGGCATCATGTTCCATCCCGAAGTGGTGCACACGCCCGATGGCGCGCGGCTGCTCAGGAATTTCGTCCACAACATCGCCGGCATCGAGGGCGACTGGACCATGCGCGCCTACCGCGAGCACGCCGTGGAGGCGATCCGCAAGCAGGTCGGCAAGGGCAAGGTCATCTGCGCGCTCTCGGGCGGCGTCGACTCTTCCGTCGCGGCCCTTTTGATCCACAAGGCGGTCGGCGACCAGCTCACCTGCATCCTCGTCGACCATGGCCTGATGCGCAAGGACGAGGCCGCGGGCGTGGTGGCGATGTTCCGCCAGCACTACAACCTGCCACTGATCCTGGTCGACGCCTCGGAAAAGTTCATCTCTGCCCTGGAAGGCGAGTCGGACCCCGAGAAGAAGCGCAAGACCATCGGCCGGCTGTTCATCGAGGTGTTCGAGGAAGAGGCCAAAAAACTCGGCGGCGCCGATTTCCTGGCGCAAGGCACGCTCTATCCCGACGTCATCGAAAGCGTCTCCTTCACCGGCGGTCCGTCGGTGACCATCAAGTCGCACCACAATGTCGGCGGCCTGCCCGCGCGCATGAACATGCAGCTGGTCGAGCCGCTGCGCGAACTGTTCAAGGACGAGGTGCGGGCGCTGGGCAAGGAGCTCGGCCTGCCCGAAAGCTTCATCGGCCGCCATCCCTTCCCGGGGCCGGGTCTCGCCATCCGCTGCCCCGGTGGCATCACCCGCGAAAAGCTGGAAATCCTGCGCGAGGCCGACGCCATCTATCTCGACGAGATCCGCAAGGCCGGGCTCTACGACGCCATCTGGCAGGCCTTCGCCGTGCTTTTGCCGGTGCAGACGGTCGGCGTGATGGGCGACGGCCGCACCTACGAGTTCGTCTGCGCGCTGCGCGCCGTCACTTCGGTCGACGGCATGACCGCCGACTTCTACCACTACGACATGGCCTTCCTGGGAGCCGCCGCCACCCGCATCATCAACGAAGTCCGCGGCATCAACCGCGTCGTCTACGACGTGACGTCGAAGCCGCCAGGAACAATCGAGTGGGAATGA
- a CDS encoding MarR family winged helix-turn-helix transcriptional regulator, which produces MVKELDEKLEVLPDHVGWRLWQASRAWQAQFAAAMRTAGHGWFTEARAGLLGHIPRSGIRQAALIERSAISKQAVQQLLDGLEAEDVVQRLPDPRDGRGKLVAYTRKGLDALRDGDRIKLQIERDYVERIGQRRFAALMDALRTLDAGQADANDKEAGLQ; this is translated from the coding sequence ATGGTCAAGGAGCTTGACGAAAAACTCGAAGTGTTACCCGACCACGTCGGTTGGCGCCTGTGGCAGGCAAGCCGTGCCTGGCAGGCCCAATTCGCTGCCGCGATGCGCACCGCCGGCCACGGCTGGTTTACCGAGGCGCGCGCCGGGCTGTTGGGACATATTCCCCGCAGCGGCATTCGTCAGGCGGCGTTGATCGAGCGCTCGGCAATCTCCAAGCAGGCTGTCCAACAATTGCTCGACGGTCTGGAGGCGGAGGACGTGGTGCAGCGTCTGCCTGATCCGCGGGACGGGCGCGGTAAGCTTGTCGCCTACACGCGCAAGGGTCTGGATGCCTTGCGTGACGGTGACCGCATCAAGCTCCAGATCGAGCGTGACTACGTCGAGCGCATCGGCCAGAGGCGGTTCGCGGCGCTGATGGACGCTTTGCGGACACTCGACGCCGGGCAGGCGGACGCCAACGATAAAGAGGCCGGCCTTCAGTGA
- a CDS encoding 5'-methylthioadenosine/S-adenosylhomocysteine nucleosidase (Enables the cleavage of the glycosidic bond in both 5'-methylthioadenosine and S-adenosylhomocysteine) — protein MTGNVTRIGGKDLLFVMAAQAEYGPHLQRLFTPLMTGVGPVEAGVRLGAELSWLKSQKALPDLVVSLGSAGSRTLEQTEIYQAVSVSYRDIDASPLGFEKGATPFLDLPVTVPLPLRIPEIKQATLSTGGAVITGAAYDTIAAEMADMETFACLRACQMFDIPLVGLRGISDGAADLRHVGDWTEYLHVIDEKLADAVMRLEQAVSNGLFGA, from the coding sequence ATGACCGGTAACGTTACGCGAATTGGTGGCAAGGACCTCCTCTTCGTCATGGCGGCGCAGGCCGAATATGGGCCGCATCTGCAACGGCTGTTCACGCCGCTGATGACGGGCGTCGGTCCGGTCGAAGCCGGCGTCCGGCTCGGTGCCGAACTGTCCTGGCTGAAGTCGCAAAAGGCTTTGCCGGACCTCGTCGTGTCGCTCGGTTCAGCCGGAAGCCGGACCTTGGAACAGACGGAAATCTATCAGGCCGTCTCCGTCAGCTATCGCGACATCGACGCGTCACCCCTGGGTTTCGAGAAGGGCGCGACGCCGTTTCTCGATCTGCCGGTGACCGTGCCGCTGCCATTGCGTATTCCTGAAATCAAGCAGGCCACGCTGTCGACCGGTGGCGCGGTCATCACCGGTGCCGCCTATGATACGATCGCGGCCGAGATGGCCGACATGGAGACCTTCGCCTGCCTGCGCGCCTGCCAGATGTTCGACATACCGCTGGTTGGGCTGCGTGGCATATCCGACGGCGCGGCTGATCTGAGGCATGTCGGCGACTGGACCGAATATCTGCACGTGATCGACGAGAAGCTGGCCGACGCCGTCATGCGCCTCGAACAGGCGGTCAGTAACGGCCTGTTCGGCGCCTGA
- a CDS encoding PaaI family thioesterase: MAAKIVPAPDYEDRVRASFARQQAMATIGAELTLVTPGIIEIEMPYSAALTQQHGFLHAGVISTALDSACGYAAFSLMPENSGVLTIEFKVNLLAPGRGERFLFRGSVTKPGRTIIVADGQAYAFAADGEAKLIATMTGTMMTVVGRDGIAG; the protein is encoded by the coding sequence ATGGCAGCAAAGATCGTACCGGCTCCCGACTATGAGGATCGCGTCAGGGCGTCCTTCGCGCGCCAGCAGGCGATGGCGACGATCGGCGCCGAACTCACATTGGTGACGCCCGGCATCATCGAGATCGAGATGCCCTATTCGGCGGCGCTGACCCAGCAGCACGGTTTTTTGCATGCCGGCGTCATCTCGACGGCGCTGGATTCGGCCTGCGGCTATGCGGCCTTCTCGCTGATGCCTGAGAATTCCGGCGTGCTGACCATCGAGTTCAAGGTCAACCTCCTGGCGCCGGGCAGGGGCGAGCGCTTCCTGTTTCGCGGCTCGGTGACCAAGCCCGGCCGCACCATCATCGTCGCCGACGGCCAGGCCTATGCCTTCGCCGCCGACGGCGAGGCCAAGCTGATCGCCACCATGACGGGGACGATGATGACGGTGGTCGGCCGTGACGGGATTGCAGGGTGA
- a CDS encoding TspO/MBR family protein, which translates to MQRYLSLLVFLVLVLGGGLLIGYATLPGAWYASLAKPPFNPPNWVFGPAWTLLYVLIAVAGWRTWVREPKGTAMKVWGVQLVLNFAWSPTFFGARMMGPALVVILLLLASIVLFIVKVWNSDRLSGWLFVPYAAWVAFATLLNASLLLLN; encoded by the coding sequence TTGCAAAGATATCTGTCGCTTCTGGTGTTCCTCGTGCTGGTGCTGGGCGGTGGCCTGTTGATTGGTTACGCAACGCTGCCGGGCGCCTGGTATGCATCGCTGGCCAAGCCACCCTTCAATCCGCCCAACTGGGTCTTTGGACCTGCCTGGACATTGCTCTATGTGCTGATCGCCGTGGCTGGCTGGCGGACTTGGGTGCGAGAACCCAAGGGAACAGCGATGAAGGTCTGGGGCGTCCAACTCGTCCTGAATTTCGCATGGTCACCAACCTTCTTCGGCGCCAGGATGATGGGGCCTGCCTTGGTCGTCATCCTGCTTCTTCTCGCCAGCATTGTTCTATTCATCGTCAAGGTCTGGAACAGCGACCGACTGTCCGGCTGGCTGTTCGTGCCTTACGCGGCGTGGGTGGCGTTCGCCACTCTGCTCAACGCTTCGCTTCTCCTGCTGAATTAG
- a CDS encoding RsmB/NOP family class I SAM-dependent RNA methyltransferase: MRLGGRLAAAIEVLEDIGRRHRPVADALKDWGLSHRFAGGGDRAAIGNIVYDALRHKRSAGWLLGEDTPRAIGFGALLLEWGQTAQSLNDALEGDKFAPPLLSATELQTIAERQLADAPGAVRADIPDWCEPLFERAFGETWVGEGAALATRPPLDIRVNTLQADRAKVLKELADTGAKPARIAPQGIRIPPIDGDGRHPNVQAEPAFQKGWFEVQDEGSQIAATLAGAEAGMQLLDFCAGAGGKTLALSAAMDNRGQIFAHDAEKARLAPIFDRIRRSENRNVQVVTKPAELAPLGNHMDIVLVDAPCTGSGTWRRRPDAKWRLTQRQLDARKGEQSAILDAAKMYVKPGGLLVYITCSVFDEENGEQIAAFRERSSGFVPVDHRALWNGHFPGHETAARIAAGGDISLSPALSGTDGFYFCAMRRAN; the protein is encoded by the coding sequence ATGCGACTGGGCGGACGGCTGGCTGCGGCCATTGAAGTGCTGGAGGACATTGGCCGGCGTCACCGGCCGGTGGCCGACGCGCTGAAGGATTGGGGGCTCTCGCACCGCTTTGCCGGCGGCGGTGATCGCGCGGCGATCGGCAACATTGTCTATGACGCGCTGCGCCACAAGCGCTCCGCCGGCTGGTTGCTCGGCGAAGACACGCCACGCGCCATCGGCTTTGGCGCTTTGCTGCTCGAATGGGGGCAGACGGCCCAGTCGCTCAATGATGCGCTCGAGGGCGACAAGTTCGCGCCGCCACTGCTCAGCGCCACGGAACTGCAGACGATCGCCGAACGCCAGCTTGCCGACGCGCCGGGCGCGGTGCGCGCCGACATACCCGATTGGTGCGAGCCGCTTTTCGAACGCGCCTTCGGCGAGACCTGGGTCGGGGAGGGCGCGGCGCTGGCGACCCGTCCGCCGCTCGACATCAGGGTCAACACGCTGCAAGCCGATCGCGCCAAGGTCCTCAAGGAACTGGCTGATACAGGGGCAAAGCCCGCCCGGATCGCGCCGCAGGGCATCCGCATTCCGCCCATCGACGGCGATGGCAGGCACCCGAACGTGCAGGCCGAGCCCGCCTTCCAGAAAGGCTGGTTCGAGGTCCAGGACGAGGGTTCGCAGATAGCCGCGACCCTTGCCGGCGCCGAAGCCGGCATGCAGCTGCTCGACTTCTGCGCCGGCGCCGGCGGCAAGACGTTGGCGCTGTCGGCGGCGATGGACAATCGCGGCCAGATCTTTGCCCATGATGCCGAAAAGGCGCGGCTGGCGCCGATCTTCGACCGCATCCGCCGCTCGGAAAACCGCAACGTGCAGGTCGTCACCAAGCCGGCCGAACTTGCCCCGCTCGGCAACCATATGGACATCGTGCTGGTCGACGCGCCCTGCACCGGCAGTGGCACCTGGCGGCGCCGCCCCGACGCCAAATGGCGGCTGACGCAAAGGCAGCTCGATGCCCGCAAGGGCGAACAGTCGGCGATCCTCGATGCCGCCAAGATGTATGTCAAACCTGGCGGCCTGCTGGTCTACATCACCTGTTCGGTGTTCGACGAAGAGAACGGGGAACAGATCGCGGCGTTTCGCGAGCGCAGCAGCGGCTTTGTTCCGGTCGACCATCGCGCATTGTGGAATGGCCATTTTCCGGGTCACGAGACGGCCGCGCGGATCGCCGCTGGCGGGGATATTTCCTTGTCGCCGGCGTTGAGCGGCACGGACGGGTTCTACTTCTGCGCCATGCGCAGGGCGAATTGA
- a CDS encoding MIP family channel protein, whose translation MKTYLAEVLGTFLLVFIGTASVVTGGFGGALPLGQEGIGLAFGIGLIAAAYAIGPISGAHLNPAVTLGVFLAGRLPAKDVIPYWIAQVIGAILASLALWIIVSGKAGEPVTNFGANGWDVAKWGMSSAFLWELIGTFTFVTVILGVTAEKHSTAFAGLVIGLTLAGIHFAMIPVTGTSVNPARSIGPALFTGGAALSQLWLFIVAPLIGGAIAGVVAKARVFEKD comes from the coding sequence ATGAAGACTTATCTGGCGGAAGTTTTGGGAACATTCCTGTTGGTGTTCATCGGCACGGCGTCGGTGGTGACGGGCGGCTTCGGCGGCGCGCTGCCGCTCGGTCAGGAAGGCATCGGTCTGGCATTCGGCATCGGCCTGATCGCGGCGGCCTATGCGATCGGCCCGATTTCGGGCGCGCATCTCAATCCGGCCGTCACGCTCGGCGTCTTCCTCGCCGGCCGGCTGCCGGCCAAGGACGTCATCCCCTACTGGATCGCGCAGGTCATCGGCGCCATCCTGGCCTCGCTGGCGCTGTGGATCATCGTCTCCGGCAAGGCCGGCGAACCCGTCACCAACTTCGGTGCCAATGGTTGGGACGTGGCGAAATGGGGCATGAGCTCGGCGTTCCTGTGGGAATTGATCGGCACCTTCACTTTCGTCACCGTGATCCTCGGTGTTACCGCTGAAAAGCACTCGACGGCGTTTGCCGGCCTGGTCATCGGCCTGACGCTGGCGGGCATCCACTTCGCCATGATCCCGGTCACCGGCACCTCGGTCAATCCGGCGCGCTCGATCGGCCCGGCGCTGTTCACCGGCGGTGCGGCGCTGAGCCAGCTCTGGCTGTTCATCGTCGCGCCATTGATCGGTGGCGCCATTGCCGGCGTCGTCGCCAAGGCACGTGTCTTCGAAAAGGATTGA
- the katG gene encoding catalase/peroxidase HPI: MDAKTDDTSAGKCPVAHGSTGRTNRDWWPNQLNVQILHQQSSLSDPMGEAFDYAEEFKSLDLDAVIKDLHALMTDSQEWWPADFGHYGPLFIRMAWHSAGTYRIADGRGGAGAGQQRFAPLNSWPDNVNLDKARRLLWPIKQKYGRKISWADLLILTGNVALESMGFKTFGFAGGRADVWEPEQDVYWGPEGKWLADERYSGDRDLQNPLGAVQMGLIYVNPEGPNGKPDPLASARDIRDTFARMAMNDEETVALIAGGHTFGKTHGAGDAALVGVEPEGADIEQQGLGWANKFGTGKGGDAIGSGLEVIWTTTPTKWSNDFFDNLFGFDWELTKSPAGAHQWTPKGGAGAGTVPDAHNAAKRHAPSMLTSDLALRFDPSYETISRRFHENPDQFADAFARAWYKLTHRDMGPRVRYLGPLVPEEELPWQDVIPAVDHVLIDEQDAEALKAKILASGLSVSQLVSTAWASASTFRGSDKRGGANGARIRLSPQKDWAVNQPAELAKVLDKLEAIAKEFNAAQTGSKKVSLADLIVLGGNAAIEKAAGHSVGVPFWPGRADASQEQTDIHSFAPLEPTIDGFRNYVSGKQRQTVEEALVDRAQLLTLTAPELTVLVGGLRVLGANAGQSKHGVFTTRPGTLSNDFFVNLLDMGTEWKATSDAKDLFEGRDRKTGEVKWTGTRADLIFGSHSQLRALAEVYATSDAKAKFAKDFVVAWTKVMNADRFDIAG; this comes from the coding sequence ATGGACGCGAAAACCGACGACACCAGCGCGGGAAAATGCCCCGTGGCGCATGGATCCACCGGCCGGACCAACCGCGACTGGTGGCCGAACCAGCTCAATGTCCAGATCCTGCACCAGCAATCGTCCCTGTCCGACCCGATGGGCGAGGCGTTCGACTATGCCGAGGAATTCAAAAGCCTCGACCTCGACGCCGTCATCAAGGACCTGCATGCGCTGATGACGGATTCGCAGGAATGGTGGCCGGCCGATTTCGGCCATTACGGGCCGCTGTTCATCCGCATGGCGTGGCACAGCGCCGGCACCTACCGCATCGCCGACGGCCGCGGTGGCGCCGGGGCCGGCCAGCAGCGTTTCGCGCCGCTCAACAGCTGGCCTGACAACGTCAACCTCGACAAGGCCCGCCGCCTGCTGTGGCCGATCAAGCAGAAATATGGCCGCAAGATCTCGTGGGCCGACCTTTTGATCCTCACCGGCAACGTCGCGCTGGAATCGATGGGCTTCAAGACCTTCGGCTTCGCCGGTGGCCGCGCCGATGTGTGGGAACCCGAGCAGGACGTCTACTGGGGCCCGGAAGGCAAGTGGCTGGCCGACGAGCGCTACAGCGGCGACCGCGACCTGCAGAACCCGCTCGGCGCCGTGCAAATGGGCCTGATCTACGTCAACCCGGAAGGACCGAACGGCAAGCCTGATCCGCTGGCTTCGGCGCGCGACATCAGGGACACCTTCGCGCGCATGGCGATGAATGACGAGGAGACCGTCGCGCTCATCGCCGGCGGCCACACTTTCGGCAAGACCCATGGCGCCGGCGATGCGGCACTGGTCGGCGTCGAGCCGGAAGGCGCCGACATCGAGCAGCAGGGTCTCGGCTGGGCCAACAAGTTCGGTACCGGCAAGGGCGGCGATGCCATCGGCAGCGGCCTGGAAGTGATCTGGACGACGACGCCGACCAAATGGAGCAACGACTTCTTCGACAATCTGTTCGGCTTCGATTGGGAACTGACCAAGAGCCCGGCCGGCGCGCATCAGTGGACGCCGAAGGGTGGTGCCGGCGCCGGCACCGTGCCGGACGCGCACAATGCGGCCAAGCGCCATGCGCCCTCCATGCTGACCAGCGATCTGGCCTTGCGCTTCGATCCGTCCTACGAGACGATCTCGCGGCGCTTCCATGAGAATCCGGATCAGTTCGCTGATGCCTTCGCCCGCGCCTGGTACAAGCTGACCCACCGCGACATGGGCCCACGCGTGCGCTATCTCGGCCCGCTCGTTCCCGAGGAAGAGTTGCCCTGGCAGGACGTCATCCCGGCGGTCGATCATGTGCTGATCGACGAGCAGGATGCCGAAGCGCTTAAGGCCAAGATCCTAGCCTCCGGCCTGTCGGTTTCGCAGCTGGTGTCGACGGCCTGGGCATCGGCCTCGACCTTCCGTGGTTCCGACAAGCGCGGCGGCGCCAATGGCGCGCGCATCCGCCTCAGCCCGCAGAAAGACTGGGCCGTCAATCAGCCCGCCGAGCTCGCCAAGGTGCTCGACAAGCTCGAAGCCATCGCCAAGGAGTTCAATGCGGCGCAGACCGGCAGCAAGAAGGTCTCACTTGCCGACCTGATCGTTCTCGGCGGCAACGCGGCCATCGAGAAGGCCGCCGGCCACAGCGTGGGAGTTCCGTTCTGGCCGGGCCGCGCGGATGCCTCGCAGGAGCAGACCGACATCCACTCCTTCGCGCCGCTGGAGCCGACGATTGACGGCTTCCGCAACTATGTCAGCGGCAAGCAGCGCCAAACGGTAGAGGAGGCGCTGGTCGACCGGGCGCAGTTGCTGACGCTGACCGCGCCGGAGTTGACGGTTCTCGTCGGTGGCTTGCGTGTTCTCGGCGCCAATGCCGGGCAGTCCAAGCATGGCGTCTTCACCACCAGGCCGGGAACACTGAGCAACGACTTCTTCGTCAACCTGCTCGACATGGGCACGGAGTGGAAGGCGACGTCCGACGCCAAGGATTTGTTCGAAGGCCGCGACCGCAAGACCGGCGAAGTGAAGTGGACCGGCACCCGCGCCGACCTGATCTTCGGCTCCCATTCGCAGTTGCGTGCACTGGCCGAAGTCTATGCGACTTCCGATGCCAAGGCGAAGTTCGCGAAAGATTTCGTGGTGGCCTGGACCAAGGTGATGAACGCCGACCGCTTCGACATCGCCGGCTGA
- a CDS encoding hydrogen peroxide-inducible genes activator: MIGLTVRQMHYFDALAQTLHFGRAAKLAGVSQPALSAQIAEMEQRLNCRLFERGGKSVRMTDEASALLPRIERILADIRDVETTARRGRTAMEGRFRLGIIPTVAPYLLPRALPELKKHFPALQLELREAVTAALVEDTASRKLDAFIAALPLDHPGLITEALFPDRFFLAVPAGDPAFASPPVPPESPALERLMLLEEGHCLREQALAVCGNVRPVAMASYGATSLTTLLQMVAHGLGVTLIPEMATGPAGTIPDLKIVPFQEPMPQRMICLAWQRNNARHGECVELAKIVRGLGVGV, from the coding sequence ATGATCGGATTGACAGTTCGCCAGATGCATTATTTCGACGCGCTGGCGCAGACGCTGCATTTCGGGCGTGCCGCCAAGCTCGCCGGTGTCAGCCAGCCGGCGCTGTCCGCGCAGATCGCCGAGATGGAGCAGCGGCTGAACTGCCGGCTGTTCGAACGCGGCGGCAAATCGGTGCGCATGACTGACGAGGCATCAGCGCTTTTGCCACGCATCGAGCGCATCCTGGCCGACATACGCGATGTCGAAACGACGGCGCGGCGCGGCCGCACGGCGATGGAAGGGCGCTTCCGGCTGGGCATCATCCCGACCGTCGCGCCCTATCTGTTGCCGCGCGCTTTGCCCGAACTGAAAAAGCATTTTCCGGCCTTGCAGCTCGAACTTCGCGAGGCGGTCACCGCTGCCCTGGTCGAGGACACAGCCTCGCGAAAACTCGACGCTTTCATCGCCGCCCTTCCGCTCGACCATCCGGGCCTGATCACCGAGGCGCTGTTTCCCGACCGCTTCTTCCTCGCCGTGCCGGCAGGCGACCCGGCCTTCGCCTCGCCGCCGGTGCCACCCGAGAGTCCGGCGCTGGAACGACTGATGCTGCTGGAGGAAGGCCACTGCCTGCGCGAACAGGCGCTTGCCGTCTGCGGCAATGTACGGCCAGTGGCAATGGCCAGCTACGGCGCCACCAGCCTGACCACGCTCCTGCAGATGGTGGCACACGGGCTCGGCGTCACGCTGATCCCCGAAATGGCCACGGGGCCCGCCGGCACCATCCCTGACCTCAAGATCGTGCCGTTCCAGGAGCCGATGCCGCAACGCATGATCTGCCTGGCCTGGCAGCGGAACAATGCCAGGCATGGGGAGTGCGTGGAGCTGGCTAAGATTGTGAGGGGGTTGGGGGTGGGAGTGTGA
- a CDS encoding helix-turn-helix domain-containing protein, translating to MDSPTPQMRRAPNLLNLHIHAGDAREFELWRSAYAPLYEMDAESPTARSAFSAGLTSYNLANVVIIDGRSSAETLERNARTLARSNIDHISLTVRSQGGFGLDIEGRATEVHTGDICVLDMTRRSTLRSTDYKSLTLVLPRTLLEPHVADLDTLHGRILPRDSALNTMLAAHMRLLYAQAPALMLPDIHAAAQATAAMVAAFAGPSSDGRDMIAQISAGASLKACRKMIDANLHDPWMGPEFLCNKLGVSRAKLYRMFEPLGGVTLYIQRRRLMRAYRFTIDPAYAQERISAIAIRCGFGNVSVFNRAFRQAHGMSPTELRAASLSREMHDTELVGDRAFKTMDRWLRGEGVAAA from the coding sequence ATGGATTCGCCAACGCCGCAAATGCGCCGCGCCCCGAACCTTTTGAACCTGCACATCCATGCCGGCGATGCGCGCGAATTCGAGCTTTGGCGGTCGGCCTACGCCCCGCTTTATGAAATGGATGCGGAAAGCCCGACGGCCCGCTCGGCGTTCAGCGCAGGATTGACGAGCTACAATTTGGCCAACGTGGTGATTATCGACGGCCGCTCTTCAGCCGAAACCCTGGAGCGCAACGCGCGCACGCTCGCGCGCAGCAACATCGATCACATCAGCCTCACGGTCCGCTCGCAGGGCGGGTTCGGTCTCGACATCGAGGGCCGCGCGACGGAGGTCCACACCGGCGATATATGCGTCCTCGACATGACGCGCCGCAGCACATTGCGCTCGACCGACTACAAGAGCCTGACACTCGTTTTGCCGCGGACGCTGCTGGAGCCGCATGTCGCGGATCTCGACACGCTGCACGGCAGGATTCTGCCAAGGGACAGCGCGCTCAACACGATGCTTGCCGCCCATATGCGCTTGCTCTATGCGCAGGCTCCCGCGCTTATGCTGCCCGACATTCACGCTGCCGCGCAGGCCACGGCGGCTATGGTCGCGGCATTCGCGGGGCCATCGAGTGACGGGCGGGATATGATCGCTCAGATTTCCGCCGGCGCCTCTCTCAAGGCCTGCCGCAAGATGATCGACGCCAATCTCCACGATCCCTGGATGGGGCCGGAGTTCCTGTGCAACAAGCTCGGCGTGTCGCGGGCGAAACTCTATCGCATGTTCGAACCGCTGGGCGGGGTCACCCTCTATATCCAACGGCGGCGGCTGATGCGCGCCTACCGATTCACAATCGATCCGGCCTATGCCCAGGAGCGCATCAGCGCCATCGCCATCCGATGCGGTTTCGGCAATGTGTCGGTCTTCAACCGCGCCTTTCGCCAGGCCCACGGCATGTCGCCGACCGAATTACGCGCTGCTTCGCTCAGCCGAGAGATGCACGACACCGAACTGGTCGGCGATCGCGCATTCAAGACCATGGATCGCTGGCTTCGCGGCGAAGGCGTGGCGGCAGCCTAG